Proteins encoded together in one Nostoc sp. PCC 7524 window:
- a CDS encoding hemerythrin domain-containing protein, with the protein MVSTLDDTKRNAIAAKLADMKLLQQLLIDNEQLFLRESTDNEISDRFRSMLDDDRKNMGVLETVNVQYGIQKEPRNTVRQMVDTIRQLMQGSELNFYEKVFQHELLKHQQVMSGLLVHKAAQKVGADVMAAIGPLNTVNFENRAHQEQLKGILEVLGVRELTGQEVDQGIWGRVQDAMAALTGAVGSAVTQGSDKRDMNIQDVIRMDHNKVNILFTELLQSNDPQKIQEYFGQIYKDLTAHAEAEEEVVYPRVRSFYGEGETQELYDEQSEMKRLLDTIRNMNPSTSEFKDRVRHLMDIVGDHIRQEESTMFASIRNNLSSDQSEQLATQFKAAKSRIQERLGGQATGANR; encoded by the coding sequence ATGGTATCAACTTTAGATGATACAAAACGTAATGCTATTGCTGCTAAATTGGCAGATATGAAATTACTTCAACAGTTGCTCATAGATAATGAGCAATTATTTTTGAGAGAATCAACTGATAATGAAATTAGCGATCGCTTTCGCAGTATGCTCGATGATGATCGCAAAAATATGGGAGTTCTGGAAACTGTTAATGTGCAGTATGGCATTCAAAAAGAACCACGCAATACAGTTCGCCAAATGGTAGATACAATTCGCCAATTAATGCAAGGCTCGGAATTGAACTTCTATGAAAAAGTATTTCAGCACGAATTATTGAAGCATCAGCAAGTAATGAGTGGTTTGTTGGTTCACAAAGCTGCACAAAAAGTTGGTGCTGATGTGATGGCAGCAATTGGCCCTTTAAATACCGTTAATTTTGAGAACCGCGCTCACCAAGAACAACTGAAAGGTATTTTGGAAGTGCTGGGTGTGCGCGAACTGACTGGGCAAGAAGTAGATCAAGGTATTTGGGGACGAGTCCAAGATGCGATGGCGGCTTTGACTGGTGCTGTTGGTAGTGCTGTTACCCAAGGTAGTGACAAGCGGGATATGAATATTCAAGATGTGATTCGGATGGATCACAATAAGGTAAATATCCTGTTTACCGAATTACTACAAAGTAACGATCCTCAGAAGATTCAAGAATATTTCGGTCAAATTTATAAAGATTTGACTGCTCACGCTGAAGCAGAAGAAGAAGTAGTTTATCCCAGAGTACGTTCCTTCTACGGTGAGGGTGAAACCCAAGAACTGTATGATGAACAATCTGAAATGAAGCGGCTATTAGATACCATCCGCAACATGAATCCTTCTACATCTGAATTCAAAGATAGAGTCAGACATTTGATGGATATAGTGGGCGATCATATTCGTCAAGAAGAAAGCACCATGTTTGCGTCTATTCGCAATAATCTCAGTTCAGATCAAAGTGAACAATTGGCAACACAATTTAAAGCAGCTAAAAGCCGCATTCAAGAAAGATTAGGCGGGCAAGCTACCGGAGCAAATAGGTAA
- a CDS encoding DUF2231 domain-containing protein, with protein METTETTSTNSTASTPFPHIPPVIESDDREYRDSGVPSTVAIAGHPLHPLSVIFPIAFLAAALGSDFGYWLTRDFFWARASLWLIGLGLASGAIAAIIGLSDFLQIERVRKRQAGWAHLILNVSLLALTVVNFLLRLGDAEARILPWGLLLSLIVGTLTSISGWFGAELSYRHKIGVVGAGSRRYP; from the coding sequence ATGGAAACCACAGAAACAACTTCCACAAATTCAACAGCTTCTACACCATTTCCCCATATTCCCCCAGTAATTGAAAGTGACGATCGCGAATATCGTGATTCAGGTGTACCCAGTACAGTAGCGATCGCGGGACATCCTTTACATCCCCTCAGTGTCATTTTTCCCATCGCCTTTTTAGCTGCCGCCTTGGGTAGTGACTTTGGCTACTGGTTAACCCGCGATTTCTTCTGGGCAAGAGCTTCCCTTTGGCTAATTGGATTGGGATTAGCTAGTGGTGCGATCGCTGCAATTATCGGCTTAAGCGACTTTTTGCAAATTGAACGTGTCCGTAAACGTCAAGCAGGTTGGGCGCACCTGATTCTTAACGTTTCTCTCCTAGCCTTAACTGTAGTCAACTTTCTACTGCGACTAGGCGACGCTGAAGCCAGAATCTTACCTTGGGGACTGTTACTTTCGTTAATTGTCGGTACTCTCACCAGCATTTCCGGCTGGTTTGGCGCAGAACTCTCCTATCGTCACAAAATTGGTGTAGTTGGTGCAGGTAGTAGAAGATACCCGTAA
- the metK gene encoding methionine adenosyltransferase: MKKDFMFTSESVTEGHPDKLCDQISDAIVDRFLQQDPFARVITECAVATGIVFLAARFEPNANVDFTNIARQVIDQVGYDHKEFNGKTCSVLTSLTELPPNKYHLFDEQKLSDEEIEQITVTNQATVFGFACNQTSTLMPLPIWLAHKLARKMSEVRNKNILDYLTPDGKTQVGIEYRNRRPYRIHSITVIASQYKRGKPELKQLQDDIRETVIFPVFEHEDIKPDEKTRIFINPDGPFIIGGPSVHSGLTGRKNAIDTYGEYSQHSGSALSGKDPIRIDRVGAYAARYAAKNIVAAKLADECEVQLSYSIGISRPVSVQVETFGTGKISDEEITILLEKHFDFRLAGILKEFNLRHLPSLVKGGFYRKLAAYGHVGRDDIDLPWEKLDKVSFFN; the protein is encoded by the coding sequence ATGAAAAAAGACTTCATGTTTACATCAGAATCAGTGACAGAGGGGCATCCTGATAAACTGTGTGATCAAATTAGTGATGCGATCGTAGATCGTTTTTTACAACAAGATCCCTTCGCCAGAGTGATTACAGAATGCGCTGTTGCTACAGGGATTGTGTTTTTAGCCGCCCGGTTTGAACCCAACGCCAACGTAGATTTTACCAATATAGCTAGACAGGTTATTGATCAGGTTGGTTATGACCACAAAGAATTTAATGGTAAAACTTGTAGTGTTTTGACCAGCTTAACAGAATTACCACCTAATAAATATCACCTATTTGATGAACAAAAACTATCTGATGAAGAGATAGAGCAAATAACTGTAACTAACCAAGCTACAGTTTTTGGTTTTGCTTGTAATCAAACATCAACACTCATGCCCTTGCCTATCTGGTTAGCACATAAATTAGCCAGAAAAATGAGTGAAGTGAGAAATAAAAATATCCTCGATTATTTAACGCCTGATGGTAAAACCCAAGTAGGAATTGAATATAGAAATCGCCGCCCCTATAGAATTCATAGTATTACAGTTATTGCCAGTCAATATAAACGTGGAAAACCAGAACTCAAGCAATTACAAGATGATATTAGAGAAACTGTAATTTTTCCAGTCTTTGAGCATGAAGATATTAAACCAGATGAAAAAACTCGAATATTTATCAACCCCGATGGCCCATTTATTATTGGTGGACCGTCGGTGCATTCTGGTTTAACAGGTAGGAAAAATGCTATAGATACCTATGGCGAATATTCTCAACATAGTGGTTCGGCATTAAGTGGTAAAGACCCCATCAGAATTGATAGGGTAGGAGCTTATGCAGCCCGTTATGCAGCTAAGAATATTGTCGCAGCTAAATTAGCTGATGAATGTGAAGTACAGCTAAGTTATTCTATTGGCATTTCTCGTCCTGTGAGTGTGCAAGTAGAAACCTTTGGTACAGGTAAAATATCTGATGAAGAAATTACAATTCTGTTAGAAAAACATTTTGATTTTCGCCTTGCTGGTATTTTGAAAGAGTTTAATTTAAGACATTTACCTTCATTAGTGAAAGGTGGATTTTATAGAAAGCTGGCCGCCTATGGTCATGTCGGTAGGGATGATATAGATTTGCCTTGGGAGAAATTAGATAAAGTCAGCTTTTTCAATTAA
- a CDS encoding iron uptake porin: MWDLTNANLFAGGLFNGRYSALAQLSIQPSQDIAFGLTYVNSYTGGTPIFLNDVGTTSANIPSLSSTGNLRLSTNSYGVAGLWRISPRFAVNGWFMYTNVQGEPEPGENGDSTDIYSYAIALAFPDLGKKGNLGGIIAGVPPHATRYGVADPTFQAFFGGNDLVKTIPNRATPVHLEAFYKYQLSDHISITPGVIWLIAPNQSSDNPDVVIGTIRTTFKF; the protein is encoded by the coding sequence ATGTGGGATTTAACTAACGCTAATTTGTTTGCGGGTGGTTTATTTAATGGCCGATATTCAGCTTTGGCACAGTTAAGCATCCAACCAAGTCAAGACATTGCCTTTGGGCTAACCTACGTTAACAGTTACACTGGAGGAACACCTATTTTCCTCAATGATGTTGGGACGACTTCAGCCAACATTCCCAGTCTTTCTAGTACAGGCAATTTGCGCTTGTCCACCAATTCCTATGGTGTAGCGGGGTTATGGCGAATTTCTCCCCGATTTGCAGTCAATGGTTGGTTTATGTACACCAATGTGCAAGGTGAACCAGAACCAGGAGAAAATGGTGATAGTACAGATATTTATAGTTATGCGATCGCCTTAGCTTTTCCTGATTTGGGTAAAAAGGGAAATCTGGGGGGAATTATCGCTGGAGTCCCACCTCACGCCACTCGTTACGGTGTAGCTGATCCTACATTTCAAGCTTTCTTTGGTGGTAATGACCTAGTAAAAACTATTCCCAATCGCGCCACCCCAGTGCATCTAGAAGCGTTTTACAAATATCAACTTAGCGATCATATTTCAATTACACCGGGTGTAATTTGGTTAATTGCTCCTAACCAAAGCAGTGATAACCCTGATGTCGTCATAGGTACAATTCGCACTACCTTTAAGTTTTAA
- a CDS encoding LmeA family phospholipid-binding protein, with product MPEGSGIGEQALNKAAEIGLSSQLDEVENLDVNIKTDPLKLVQGEVESVNITGEGLVMQEDLRMEVMEMQIHSVAINPLSAAFGKIELTKPTAGKALVVLTEADINRAFNSEYIRQQIQSQKININGQPYTVVPQQVDFRLPGEGKVALNASILLVENGETHQVAFTAVPRVNANGTTVTLENVTYGEGEEISPELTKALVAQTSEILNLSNFDLEGMSLRVKQLKVDTGKLTLQAEADVEQIPFAE from the coding sequence ATGCCAGAGGGTTCTGGAATAGGAGAACAGGCACTAAATAAAGCCGCAGAAATTGGTTTATCTAGTCAGTTAGATGAAGTTGAAAATCTAGATGTAAATATTAAAACTGATCCGTTAAAGCTGGTTCAAGGAGAGGTAGAATCAGTCAATATTACAGGTGAAGGTTTAGTCATGCAGGAAGACCTCCGTATGGAGGTCATGGAAATGCAAATTCATAGTGTGGCTATTAATCCCTTAAGTGCAGCTTTTGGCAAAATTGAACTGACAAAACCAACAGCAGGTAAGGCGCTGGTGGTATTAACAGAAGCAGATATTAACCGCGCTTTTAACTCTGAATATATCCGCCAACAAATTCAAAGCCAGAAAATAAATATTAATGGGCAACCTTACACAGTCGTACCTCAACAAGTAGACTTTCGTCTACCAGGTGAGGGTAAAGTTGCGCTCAATGCCAGCATTCTGTTAGTAGAAAATGGCGAAACTCACCAAGTTGCATTTACAGCCGTACCCCGTGTTAATGCTAATGGTACAACCGTGACACTAGAAAATGTCACCTATGGCGAAGGTGAAGAAATTTCACCGGAATTAACCAAAGCTTTGGTAGCGCAAACCAGCGAAATTCTGAACTTAAGTAACTTCGATTTAGAAGGAATGAGTTTGCGAGTTAAACAACTAAAAGTAGACACGGGTAAACTCACACTGCAAGCAGAAGCGGACGTAGAACAAATTCCCTTTGCTGAATAG
- a CDS encoding IS1634 family transposase, giving the protein MEIQNIDHLGIVAGIIDRIGLVEIINELIGVEKGEKISSGHVVKAMILNGLGFVSKPLYMFPKYFETIACEHLMGVGVKPEYLNDDKLGRVMDKLFIKGLDTIFSIIALKAAQKFGVSLSSSHLDSSSMHVHGQYNTRLPEVIFENQQIGNTQESEELVVKSPKEITITYGYSRDHRPDLKQFIIELICSGDGDIPIFLKLASGNQADSSCFGQIAVEYQKQLEVDSLIVADSALYTESNLKLMSDLRWLCRVPLTIKAAQSLISTLAASEFIDSNLPGYKFAAKIVSYAGIEQRWLVVQSQERKASDLRKLSQKITKAESKAVLELKELSKDKFACEVDAVKALTKLSKQFKYHQIQSSQVTEIKFKNQDNQVETAYQISATVSQDESKINTEVLGAGRFIIATNVLDLNELSNDSMLNEYKAQQSCERGFAFLKDPLFFADSIFLKSPERIESLAMIMGLCLLVYTLAQRQIRTALRKSQSTIKNQLGKSTDRPTLRWIFQCFQSIHLVKFKNEKHISNWNPERDFILNLLPDDCLIYYQLAS; this is encoded by the coding sequence ATGGAAATTCAGAACATAGACCATCTAGGGATAGTAGCAGGAATAATAGATAGGATAGGATTAGTAGAAATAATCAATGAATTAATAGGAGTTGAAAAAGGAGAAAAAATCAGTTCAGGTCATGTTGTCAAAGCCATGATATTGAATGGGTTAGGATTTGTATCCAAACCTTTATATATGTTTCCCAAATATTTTGAAACAATAGCCTGTGAGCATTTAATGGGAGTAGGAGTAAAACCAGAATATCTCAACGACGATAAGCTGGGAAGAGTCATGGATAAACTATTTATCAAAGGACTGGATACAATATTTTCTATCATTGCCTTAAAAGCTGCCCAAAAATTTGGTGTATCTCTGTCATCATCACATTTAGATTCGTCATCAATGCACGTACATGGGCAGTACAACACCAGATTACCAGAAGTAATATTTGAGAATCAACAAATAGGAAATACCCAAGAATCAGAAGAATTAGTAGTAAAATCACCAAAAGAGATTACCATCACCTATGGCTATTCCCGTGACCATAGACCAGACTTAAAACAATTTATCATAGAACTAATATGTTCGGGAGATGGAGATATACCAATATTTTTAAAATTAGCATCTGGAAATCAAGCTGACTCATCCTGCTTTGGTCAAATAGCAGTAGAGTATCAAAAACAATTAGAAGTTGATAGTCTCATAGTTGCAGACTCGGCTTTATACACAGAATCAAATCTGAAATTAATGTCGGATTTACGTTGGTTATGTCGAGTGCCATTAACCATTAAAGCAGCACAATCATTAATATCAACATTAGCAGCATCAGAATTTATTGATAGTAACTTACCAGGATATAAATTTGCTGCAAAAATTGTAAGTTATGCAGGAATAGAGCAAAGATGGTTGGTAGTGCAAAGTCAAGAGCGAAAAGCATCAGACCTGCGTAAACTTTCACAAAAAATTACGAAAGCTGAATCGAAAGCTGTTCTTGAGTTAAAAGAATTATCAAAAGATAAATTTGCTTGTGAGGTTGATGCTGTCAAGGCATTAACCAAACTATCAAAACAATTTAAATACCATCAAATTCAGTCGAGCCAAGTTACTGAAATCAAGTTCAAAAATCAAGATAATCAAGTAGAAACAGCATACCAAATATCAGCGACAGTTTCCCAGGACGAAAGTAAAATTAACACAGAAGTTCTGGGTGCAGGACGTTTCATTATTGCCACTAATGTTTTAGATTTAAATGAACTTAGCAATGACTCGATGTTGAATGAATATAAAGCCCAGCAGTCTTGTGAAAGAGGATTTGCTTTCCTGAAAGACCCATTATTTTTTGCCGACAGTATTTTCCTCAAAAGTCCAGAGAGAATAGAGTCATTGGCAATGATTATGGGTTTATGTCTGCTAGTTTATACCTTGGCTCAACGTCAAATCAGGACTGCACTCAGAAAATCTCAATCAACAATTAAGAATCAGTTAGGTAAATCGACTGACCGCCCCACTTTACGCTGGATTTTTCAATGCTTTCAGTCTATTCATTTAGTTAAATTTAAGAATGAAAAACACATCTCTAATTGGAATCCCGAAAGAGACTTTATCTTAAATCTTTTACCTGATGATTGTTTAATTTATTATCAATTAGCCAGCTAA